The Acidobacteriota bacterium region CTCCTCCTGAGCGCCTGCGCGTTGGCGCTTTTTCGGCTTCGGAATCGGCGTGATGAACTTGGCCTTGCGTCGGTCACTGACTATCCGCTGCGTAGGCTGGGTCGGTGGTCATAAGAATGCATCGTTCCAAGACGGTGAGAGCTGTCTGGACAACATAAGTTTTTGGGCCACCAAACTGGTTTTGACCAAGCGTGTCATTCCAAACGTCTGTGAGTTCGTAAACTGGATAATCGTCAAGATAGCGAATATAGCCCAAGTTGCTGGTTGAACTTGCCTCTGCCCGGTTCGCCTTAATGAGCCGGTCAAATCCCTGCTCATTTGTTTTCCAGCGCACGCTCAGCGACGGCTTTATCACGCGACCTTCAAAATTCACACCAAACCAAGAAGCTGCGCCTTCCCCTTTGTCACGCCCAACGCTCTGACTCGTGAGATTATCGCGGAAGTAAATCTTGGCATCACTTGGCAGTGAATCTGGATCGTCAATCTCATCTTTTGTGAGTGGCCGACGAGAGAGATCGGCTAGTTGGACGCTCTTGTAGCCAGTTCCACCTTTCTGCCCCGGCGCTTTCTTGAGTAGAAACTTTCGGTACTTCACCGATTCTTTTCGCTTGGCGTACCAAAGCAAATAATCAAAAGTCGGCCCAAGAAAATCGCCTGTCGAGCCGGATGTTTTCACAAAGACGATGCAACTGATGAACGAGTCAATGCCAAAAACCTCATCCATCACCGCCCGCACCCGATGCACATTCTCATCCCCAATCTACACAAAGATCGAACCGCCCTCCGTCAGCAGATCGCGCGCCACCGTCAACCGGTCGCGTAGATAGGTCAGATACGAATGAATGCCGTCGCGCCACGTATCCCGAAAGGCTTTGACCTGCTCCGGCTCGCGCGTGATGTGGTCGGTGTGGCCGTCTTTGACATCGCGGCTGGTGGTTGACCACTGGAAATTGGAGTTGAACTTGATGCCGTAGGGCGGATCGAGATAGATGCATTGCACCTTGCCGCGCAGCCCTTCGCGTTCGGCCAGGCTCGCCATCACCTGCAAACTGTCGCCCAGAATCATCCGGTTCGCCCAATGCGCGTCGTGCTGATAAAACTCCGTCTTGGCGTCATCGTCAGGCAAGCCATTGAAATCGGCGAACAGATCGAACTGAAGCTCGGCGGCCTTGTGCTCGGCCTTTGACCGGCGCAGCAGATCGTCAATCAACACCTTGGGATGAACCTTTTCCTGGATGTAAAGCGGCGGCGCCTGCACGACCAAATCCGACCAATCCTGCTCATCCTTGCCGCGCCAAACCAACTGCGGATCAAGATCGCGGTCGCGCCGTTCGTAGGCTACGCGGACGGGATGCTTGTCTTCCTGCCGCAGCACGGATTGGAATTCGGCGGTCGGGATGTTCTTGCGCGAAGCATCATCGTGCGTGAGGGTTTCGACGGATTTCTTGGTTTGGTTCTTTGCCATATCAGTGTACGGAATTCAATTCACGCAAAGCCTATGGAGTGCGGTGGCTCGACACCGCTTTTCGTTCGCCGCCAAAGCCTTCGCTGTCCCGCGAGATTTCGACAGCGAACGCAAAAGCTGCGTCAAGCCGCAGCACTCCAAAGATTACGCGACGATGGTCTCAATCATCCGGTTGAACTCGGCTTCGATCTTCGCCGCAAAATCCTCTTCCATCTGAAACACATCGGTGAATTCGGCAAACGCCCAGCGGCCATAGCTGCCCAGATTGTTCACGCCCGGCACCCAATACACATCCATCGTCTCTTTCTTCACGACGGCATCCTGACGGCGGTAGCCTTTGATCTCGACGATCAAATTGAGCGGGTCTTCGTGTCCATCGTCTACCAGCACGATGAAGTCGGGAATGTATTTGCGGTTTTCCGAGCCGAACCGGTACGGCACTTCCAACCCCAGATTGTGATTCTTGACGTAGGCTCGCACTTTCGGATGCGCTTCGACGACGCGGCAAAACTCGGCTTCCCAACTGCTGTCGAGGATGACCCAATTCAAATGGCAGCGCCGCGCGTCCGTCAGCCAGCGTTCCGTCTTTGAGGTGTTGAATTTGACGTGCAGCGTCGAGCCGGTCGGGTTGTAAGGATCGAGGACGGCTTTGATCGGGCGGCGGCCTTCTTCGGCGCGCACGATGGCGGCGGTGATGCGTTCGCAAGCCATATCGGATAGCTCCTGATACAGCAACTGCGCCGGATAAGTGCCGCCTTTACAGACCAGACTACTGTCCAACCATTGCTTGGTGATTTTCCTGAGTTGGAAGAACAGATTGGGATTGAAGCCTTCGCCCGAGTCACGCCACTTGGTGTTAAGCAACCGAGACGCCAGGTGTGTCAGCAACGTGGAATGCCGCATGTCGCCCAGATGTTTCAGGTTCAAATCCACGGCCTCGCCGATGATACCCTCATTGCGCGTGATCGAAGGGCCGACCAGATCAGGCGTTAATTCCAGCGCGGAATCAGCGTTGAAAGTGGCGGTCAACCGCTCTTCCGGCAACTCGACGCGATAACCCGCCACACGCGGAAAACGAATTTCCAACGCGTCGCGGTCAGGGCGCAAGGCTTTGACTTGAATGGTTTCGCGTGGCTTTTGCGGCGGGGCGACAACGGGCTTGGCATTGAAATCAAAAGGAATGCCCAGCACATCGGCATATTCGACATTGAACAAACCGTCCTCATTCAGTTCGTAAGACTGACGGCGCAACGCGCGGCCAATCACCTGTTCGCACAGCAACTGCGTGCCGAACGCGCGCACGCCCAAGACGTGCGTGACGGTGTTGGCATCCCAGCCTTCGGTCAGCATCGAGACCGAGACGACGCAGCGGATGGATTCGCCCAATTGACCGGGCTTGCCGACGGTGTTCATCACTTCGCGCAGCAGTTGCTGGTCGGTCAGGTTGTCGGCCTGACGGCGGTCGCCGGTGCGTTCGATGATCTCGCGGCGAAAGCGTTCAATCTCCGGCTCAGCCATTTTGCGGAAGCTGTCATCCAGCGCCTCGCCGGATTCGAGTTGTTCGCTGTCAATCAGCAGCGTGCGCGGGCGCGGATAGGCGTTGCCGTGCTCATCGAAATTGCGAAACAGCGCGAGCCGCCCGGCCACTGGCATTGACGATCCGTCTTCATTGACTTGGTCAAAACCAGAGATGTAATCGTAAACCAGCTTCGAGGTCGAAGTGTTGTTGCAGACGACGATG contains the following coding sequences:
- a CDS encoding DEAD/DEAH box helicase family protein — its product is MRNQFFEQPVLNSPYAYPARHWELDALGQPTQRILEQRRESKYITPIPKPKQRKSAAQQADLRFSDDTGISTENQKYDPVPIINEMRHYINQWRALPNPADWQVTPETARLLQHWRHHPFSGVRPFFCQVEAVETAIWLTEVAPTLGPRGKKFLDHLANANHDANPELSRLALKLATGAGKTTVMAMLIAWQTINAVRHPGSNRFTRGFLVVAPGLTIKDRLRVLQPSDPDSYYADRELVPSDLLEDAKRAKLVITNYHAFKLRERLELTKGNRSLLQGRGAALNTLETEGQMLQRVMPDLMGLKNILVLNDEAHHCYRERPPRADEEALTGDDKREAQQNNEAARLWISGLETVKRKLGVARVLDLSATPFFLRGSGYREGTLFPWTMSDFSLMDAIECGIVKLPRVPVADNIPGEDAPKFRNLWEHISKKMPKKGKSKAGELDPLSLPVELQTALEALYGHYEKTYELWRAAGIRVPPCFIVVCNNTSTSKLVYDYISGFDQVNEDGSSMPVAGRLALFRNFDEHGNAYPRPRTLLIDSEQLESGEALDDSFRKMAEPEIERFRREIIERTGDRRQADNLTDQQLLREVMNTVGKPGQLGESIRCVVSVSMLTEGWDANTVTHVLGVRAFGTQLLCEQVIGRALRRQSYELNEDGLFNVEYADVLGIPFDFNAKPVVAPPQKPRETIQVKALRPDRDALEIRFPRVAGYRVELPEERLTATFNADSALELTPDLVGPSITRNEGIIGEAVDLNLKHLGDMRHSTLLTHLASRLLNTKWRDSGEGFNPNLFFQLRKITKQWLDSSLVCKGGTYPAQLLYQELSDMACERITAAIVRAEEGRRPIKAVLDPYNPTGSTLHVKFNTSKTERWLTDARRCHLNWVILDSSWEAEFCRVVEAHPKVRAYVKNHNLGLEVPYRFGSENRKYIPDFIVLVDDGHEDPLNLIVEIKGYRRQDAVVKKETMDVYWVPGVNNLGSYGRWAFAEFTDVFQMEEDFAAKIEAEFNRMIETIVA